The following are encoded in a window of Solibacillus sp. FSL R7-0668 genomic DNA:
- the era gene encoding GTPase Era produces MQETKGYKSGFVSIVGRPNVGKSTFLNRVIGQKIAIMSDKPQTTRNKVQGVLTQDHSQTIFIDTPGIHKPKHKLGEFMLKTSRNALKEVDVIMFMVNAEQAIGKGDEFIIDLLEGNKTPVFLIINKIDLVHPDELINIIASYKDKFNFAEIIPISALQGNNVESLLTTIEKYLPEGPQYYPADQVTDHPERFIISELIREKVLHLTREEIPHSIAVVIDRIKPHEEKEHMIHVQATIMVERDSQKGIVIGKRGALLKEVGSQARKDIEMLLGSKVYLELWVKVQKDWRNKHTHLRDFGFREDEY; encoded by the coding sequence TCATCGGGCAAAAAATCGCGATTATGTCAGACAAACCACAAACAACGCGTAATAAAGTACAAGGCGTATTAACGCAAGACCATTCACAAACAATTTTCATTGATACACCAGGGATTCACAAACCAAAGCATAAGCTAGGCGAATTCATGCTAAAAACATCACGTAACGCACTTAAAGAAGTTGATGTCATTATGTTTATGGTCAATGCAGAGCAAGCAATTGGTAAAGGTGATGAGTTCATCATTGATTTATTAGAAGGCAATAAAACGCCGGTATTTCTAATTATTAATAAAATTGATTTAGTACACCCAGATGAGTTAATCAACATTATTGCATCGTATAAAGACAAATTTAATTTTGCGGAAATTATTCCGATTTCAGCATTACAAGGCAATAATGTAGAAAGCTTATTAACAACAATCGAGAAATACTTACCTGAAGGGCCGCAGTATTACCCTGCAGACCAAGTGACAGACCACCCAGAGCGCTTTATCATCTCAGAGCTCATTCGTGAAAAAGTCTTACATTTAACACGCGAAGAAATTCCGCATTCAATCGCTGTTGTTATTGATCGTATTAAGCCACATGAGGAAAAGGAACACATGATTCATGTGCAAGCGACGATTATGGTAGAGCGTGATTCGCAAAAAGGAATCGTAATTGGGAAGCGCGGTGCTTTACTAAAAGAAGTAGGCTCACAGGCACGTAAAGATATCGAAATGCTACTTGGCTCAAAAGTTTATTTAGAGCTTTGGGTAAAAGTACAAAAAGATTGGCGTAATAAGCATACGCATTTACGCGACTTTGGCTTTAGAGAAGACGAATATTAA
- a CDS encoding CapA family protein produces the protein MNKLNQFLLGLWIVSLSVLVFVVMTVDNGQEILAVEGQMNDLSESVVVKKEISNEVVPPPTIEPEPMPEPELEPKPVVTKETMRLAMTGDVLLHYRLAQYKDFTSSFAAVAPLMQSYDYLLANQESLPVGNKYALSGYPQFSSPPHILRDLQNAGVDMVTVANNHTVDKGEGGVRTLFENLEAQQMPYVGAYKNQEDKNTHRIIEVGSIKIGMLAYTYGTNGLYLPKGSPFSVNYIDEAKMKVDIEALRPEVDVLVVSMHWGSEYVYEENDYQRTYAKLLNEAGVDIVFGTHPHVLQPYEKWISASQHETHVFYSLGNYFSTILTVPNSMIGGIASMEISKEGDVVTLRSPRLDATSVLLDADGVYRVYPLKDVEARSVKSLGWVRKVVGPDVNVY, from the coding sequence TTGAATAAGCTAAATCAATTTTTATTAGGTCTGTGGATCGTTTCCCTTTCTGTGTTAGTATTCGTTGTCATGACGGTGGATAATGGGCAAGAAATACTGGCCGTAGAAGGGCAAATGAATGATCTGTCTGAGTCGGTAGTGGTTAAAAAGGAAATTTCAAATGAAGTGGTGCCACCGCCGACGATAGAGCCAGAACCGATGCCAGAACCAGAACTAGAACCAAAACCAGTAGTAACAAAGGAGACAATGCGATTGGCAATGACGGGCGATGTGCTGTTGCATTATCGTTTGGCACAGTATAAGGATTTTACGTCTTCTTTTGCTGCTGTCGCACCACTGATGCAAAGCTATGATTATTTACTCGCCAATCAGGAGTCACTCCCTGTAGGCAATAAATATGCGCTAAGTGGCTATCCCCAATTTTCAAGTCCCCCGCATATTTTACGTGATCTTCAAAATGCGGGTGTAGATATGGTCACGGTCGCTAATAATCATACGGTTGATAAGGGAGAAGGCGGTGTCCGAACTTTATTTGAAAACTTGGAAGCACAACAAATGCCTTACGTTGGCGCTTATAAAAATCAAGAAGATAAAAATACACATCGCATTATTGAAGTCGGCTCGATTAAAATAGGTATGCTTGCGTATACGTATGGTACAAACGGCTTGTATTTACCGAAAGGCTCTCCGTTTAGTGTAAATTATATCGATGAAGCTAAGATGAAGGTAGATATTGAAGCGCTTCGTCCAGAAGTCGATGTGCTGGTCGTTTCGATGCACTGGGGTTCGGAATATGTGTATGAAGAAAATGATTATCAGCGCACATATGCCAAACTGTTAAATGAGGCTGGCGTGGATATCGTATTTGGCACACATCCACATGTATTACAGCCCTACGAAAAATGGATCAGTGCGTCACAGCATGAAACCCACGTCTTTTATTCGCTTGGGAACTATTTTTCAACTATTTTAACGGTGCCTAATTCCATGATTGGCGGGATTGCGAGTATGGAAATTTCAAAGGAAGGCGATGTCGTTACACTTCGTAGTCCAAGGCTTGATGCAACATCCGTCTTATTAGATGCTGATGGTGTGTACCGCGTGTATCCATTAAAGGATGTTGAGGCACGTTCAGTGAAAAGTTTGGGGTGGGTGAGAAAGGTAGTAGGCCCTGATGTAAATGTCTATTAA